CTCGCGCGGCATCAAACCGGCGGATGTGCTCAATCTCGAACCGGGCGTGACGCCATTTCCGGAATCGGTGATTGAGATGCTTTCCGGTGGCTTGGGTCAACCCCAAGGCGGTTGGCCAAAAAAACTCCAGCGCGTCGTGCTCGGAAAGAAGAAACCCATCCGTGGTCGCCCTGGTTCGCAATTGCGGCCGTTGAATTTCAAGAAGGCCCGGACCAATTTGTCCGCTCAGTTGAAACGCGAAATCACCGATGACGATCTTTACAGTCACCTGATGTATCCGGAGGTGCACGAGGATTTCGCCCGGTTCTCGCGGGATTACGGCGATGTCTCCGTGCTGCCGACTTCCGCCTTCTTCTACGGGTTGAAACCCGGCGACGAAATCTCCGCCAATATCGAGGAGGGAAAAACGCTGTTCATCAAATTGATCAACGTCGGCCCGGTGGACAAGGACGGACATCGCACGCTCAACTTCGAATTGAACGGCATGCCGCGCGAAGCAACGGTGATCGACCGCTCGGTGCAACCCAAGGCCAAAAGCCGCCTCAAGGCCGACCCGACCGACCCGTTGCAAACCGGTGCGCCCATTCCGGGAATTATTACTTCGATAGCGGTGAGCGTCGGGACCAAGGTCACCAAGGGCGACAGGCTGTTGACGATGGAGGCGATGAAGATGCAAACCACACTTTATGCCTCGGCGGATGGAGTGGTGGACGAGATTTGTGTCCAGGTTGGTGAGCCAGTCGAAATCAAAGATCTGCTGGTCCGCCTCAGAGTTTGAACAACGAGAGCTGCCAGCGTCTAACTTTCAATCACGTTGATTTCCACCGGCTCGACGCTGACGCCGAGTTTTTCCAACCATTGGATGTCGCCGTCGCCGAGCCACGGTTCCAGATCCCTCGCCTCAAAACTTTCGCCCTCCAATCTCATCTCGTTACCACGCTTGGCTCTCTGTTCCGGTGTCGCCGAGGTAACGAGGCCCAAATCTTCTCCTCTCAACCGTCAACCAACAATCAGAGCCTCCCGACGTCTGTCAGCAGGTCAGTGGCAAGCACCGCAGAATCATTCCCACTCCCAATCCTTGAAGAGTTTGGCGATGGGGAACTGGAAGCCGGGCAGCAGATGTTCGCCTTCAAGCAGAGCGCCCGAACCGACGAGTTTGCGTTGCGTCGGCGCGTGGCAGACCTCGGCCGTTTCGCTTTCGGGATCGATGATCCAGGCGATTTGGGTGCCGCTGGCAAAGAAGTCTTTGAGGCGCGCGTCGATTTCCGCGCGGGTGTTGTTGGGAGAGAGAATCTCGACGGCGAGATCCGGCGCGCCGGGAAAGAAGCGGCGCTCCGAGGGTTTAAATCCCAGCGTCTCCATCCGGCTCTTGGGAACAAACGACACGTCCGGAGCGCGGCAGTTCCGGTTGAACATCCAGAAGCCGGTGCTGGAGTCGAGCACGGCGCCCAGCCGGTGTTTTTCGGCGAAGTTACCGATGGCAATAATCAAACGGGTGCAGATTCTTCCATGATACCAATTATTTTTTGGGCTCATAACCAGTTCGCCGTTGACGACTTCGTGGATGTACCCGTCCTCCGGCAGGGCCTCCAACTCGGCCTCAGTCCAATCTCTTGTGATGCTTTCGACGGCAGAGTTCATGGAGAGAGCGTAGATTGGCCGAACGGCAATGTCAACCTGCGGCAATCTGCGACCGGACTCCGCGTGAAAGCGTGGACACGAGTTCAGCCAGATTCACCCAGCAGTTTCTCGAGGCTTTCTCCGTCGGAACACGAAGCTTCAACTTTCAATCACGTTGATCTCGACCGGCTCGACGCTGACGCCGAGTTTTTCCAGCCATTTGATGGCGGCCTTGATATCGCTTCGTTTTCCATCCAACTCCAGACTGACAATGCCAATCTCATCGGTGACACTGGCCTGGCGGACGTTGGTGACCACAGGAAATTTATGGCCAAGCTTCCAAATGAGAGGTTCCTTGATGAGCTTCGGCGGATACATCAACCAAAGACGGCGCTGTGTGGGCGAGTCAGACTTGGTTGCTGACAGTTTGTTCTTTGCGTTGGCCATAGGAATTAAAAATTCAAAATTAAAAATGAAAAACGCTATCCAAAACGCCGGGCGTGCCTTCGCCCATTTTTAATTTTACATTTTTCATTTTGAATTACTTCTAGCCTCCGGCGATCGCCGGGATGATGCTGACTTCGTCGCCG
This window of the Verrucomicrobiota bacterium genome carries:
- a CDS encoding Uma2 family endonuclease produces the protein MNSAVESITRDWTEAELEALPEDGYIHEVVNGELVMSPKNNWYHGRICTRLIIAIGNFAEKHRLGAVLDSSTGFWMFNRNCRAPDVSFVPKSRMETLGFKPSERRFFPGAPDLAVEILSPNNTRAEIDARLKDFFASGTQIAWIIDPESETAEVCHAPTQRKLVGSGALLEGEHLLPGFQFPIAKLFKDWEWE
- a CDS encoding NIL domain-containing protein, whose translation is MANAKNKLSATKSDSPTQRRLWLMYPPKLIKEPLIWKLGHKFPVVTNVRQASVTDEIGIVSLELDGKRSDIKAAIKWLEKLGVSVEPVEINVIES